ATAcacgaaattaaatttgatcGTGTGTAGTGAAGAttaaataaaaactgacactttttaaaattttgttacgaTCGGTGCCGAAATGGTATTTCCTGGCACATTTTGAACGGATTAACtagtttttcttttaattttgactaatttattctaaattaatttgaccatttcagtttttcttgaaatttgtacTGGCCAAACTGGTTTCTCCCAAGAGCCATAGGAAAGACTGGTTCAGCTATGGTGAATCTAGTACAAGTTTGTCCGGATTTCGGGTTTGTCCTGTAACATACATGAGATTTTCGATTGGGCGAAAATTTCTTGATAACCTATTTGTACGTTGACAATATGACGTTTTGTCTTGTTATCAGGAAcggttttgaaacagttttatACATAAGTCAGGACTACACTGGAATGAGGTCGTAGAACGGATATGCTGAGGCGGTTTAAAATCGTCTTGAATTTTTCTCTGtttaaattataattcaaaGATTAGATAATTATTGGTTAAACGATCATAAAATCATTGCAGCATAATGAGAATAATGTGTGCCCTTTTATGTATCCAGAATTTGGACTGGCTGCTACCACAGTCAAAGTTGATGGCAAATCGTGGATATTGGAGTGTAAATCgattaaattattttccattCCCAAATTCAATACAACAATGTATTTAGATTGCCGATAAGTTCTGCAATTGAAACGTGATCGTGAGATTTATTAACAAGATATACATTATGATGCCTATTTCTTTGTTGATGCAGTGATGATGCTTACCTGGTGAATGCCAGGACCCATTTCGACACAGCGTATAATTTCAGATCGCCGTATTTGAAAGTATCTGTTTTGCGAATTGAAACGAGATCTTTGAAGTAGCTCAAGAAGCTGTGAGGATGATTTTTCTGAGTTTCGACGTTTGTTAGCCAATAACTAGGATGTAATGGTACCCATGGTTTTTCACCAGAAGTGAAGCCTATAATCAATTACAAAATTGAAGGGTTGAATATAATAATGGAGGATTATCCGAATTACGAGTAGTATTACCTGCGTTGAATGAATCATCCCATTGCATCGGTAAACGGAAATGATCTCTTTCGACCCAGAGATTCTTGACGTGCTCTGGAGTATAATCGAATAACTCTTGACTTAATTCTTCTCCATAGTAAAGGGAGGCTGCTCCTGGTAGCATGGTGACTAGTGCCAGTAATACGGAATTATATTCTTTATTGAACCGATAGAAAATTCTTCCTTGGTCGTGATTGCCTAGCTATATATTGAGTAAGAAAAATTAACCTCTGTGAGTAAAGTTGGAATCAATACtagtgtaaaaaaaagtgagttgacattgaaaatgtgtttcattTACTTACCGCCCAATTCTGTGCCGCACCTTCGGGTAATTTATCAATCCAACTGCTCAAATGATCGATCATTTGTCGAGCATCTAAGTACTTTTTGAGCGTTGTGATTTGGAAATTGAATGTGAAATGTGATGATGGTTTCTCCTTCGTTCCATAATATTTCATCATGACATCTATCGTACCATAAGATTCGGTCAACATGGCACTAAAACAAAGTTCACATCAACAACCACATTCCTCATTCGCTTCCTATCACaggatgatttaaaaaatttgaaagtattATTTCACGTACGTTTCgcgttcttttttatttttcttatcgtATTGTCGAAGAAATAGGTATATTTCGTTGAGGAATGGGAAGTTATCTGGATGATGAAATCGTCGACTACTTCTTTCTTCAGCCCCTGCTACGATTTTGGCGAATTCGTTCCCATAATACTCCTCTCGAAGTAGCGGATCTTCCATGAAAAATGGAGGAGCATCTATTCGAAAAGCTGTCACACCTTTATCCAGCCAGAATTTCATCAGTGCCTAaaggattgaaaaattggttagaaaatttcggaaattttcaatttggtcgAGTATAAATGGCTACTAcgatgtaggtctaggtaccataTATTTATACTTACATGTgtataatggaattttttctcgcatccgttgaaaaagttgaaaaaaccctttcactcaatgaaatgaactcgtcacaaaaaaatcgaaattcgaaaaaataaaaaaataaacgaattttaatttttttgctgtaagtgtaatttttatcaactttttcgtgaaagaagccagaaagaggtcaaaataagacaaccgaatgaatttaaactttttttgttgtttggaattgaaaattgaaatttttcgaattttgattttttgtgatgagttcatttcatcgagtgaaaggggttttcaactttttcaatgggTACGTTAAAATAGGGGTCatatgggtcaacttcaccaatcacaactttttttcgtgttttaaatcaaataatcgcatttttttcgcaaactttcaacttttttaaatcgactttacggaataacgccatcccaattttttaatgttgttcagcatgaaaagttgcccAATGctcataatgtatttttttcagaatttttgagagttggaacgatatgaaaactacattttgaaacttttcgagctaattgtttgtacgaaaaaaagtgacaacgcTAATTtgtatgatatcaccaaaaagcttttcaaaacccctaactattgggaaaagttccattttggtaggtatcgcggttatcgagtaatccactgcttaAATAGacgatatttcaagttcactgaaaacatTGACACCCCTTGGCAGCCTTTAAAACCGGGCTAGAtcgagggctgcgatttgcgccattggtcatccctttggaaagtctttccacaggaaaattttcaaaaaaatcgccgaccccccccccccaaacacttcttggtcgaattgacgtggaatgacccgtcAGGTAAAGATGTCGTGCTAGGAAGCCCACTTCCCtctcactccccccccccccccccatctcagAATAtattaaaaatgcgaaaaatcgaaaatttttacatttttttcacattgtaCTTAATCCTTATtagatttggtccattttcattagaaattcaaaacttttgatCTCTCTATACCCgacgaaaaagtaaaatttgtcCCCTTCCtcagaaagtgaaaaaaaattgaatatttctacattttttcctTCTAAATTTTATTCCTCGGATTTGGTCGATCTTTGTCAGAAAAGCAGcatatgtcagacttttaaaaacttgaaatgaaaattcatctccaacaagaaaaaatcgtttaaaatccCCTTCAATCaataagatttcatttttaggtttaaagcaaaaaacataCCCATTACTTGAAACTCTCCTCTCAgaggatttttttccacttaGGAGATCTCTATTGTAGGTGGCCGAcattgttgggggggggggagagactGAGGGAAAGTTTTTCTTGAAGAAAGAATtatctataagtaggtacctattttgctGAAATATGGAAAATTGTTTAATTCCTAATTTGTGCTTACGGacgttaatttttcatatttttcagttttgggggTTTTGTAAAAGAGGACCAGCATCATTTGGAGGACCACAggatatttttcttgaaaaagtggttatctgctcagaaatgaaacgttttcaaaaaattcgaacagatatgaatttctcatttttttgttgattttttttcactttgagaGGCTTTATGTAAAGGGAACCAGCATGGTTTGGGTGACCGGGAGAAaggttttattgaaaaaatgctaaTTCAGAAAGAAttcctcataaaaaaatttccaacatcaatgtttcatatttttttatttttcctaaattttggGGGGCTCTATACAAGAGAGCCAAggtattttctttaaaaatggaatATGTAGAACAATTGTGATGCGgaaatgagatttaaaaaaaaaagtttacctgattttgatttattctcgtTTTTTGTTCTGATgcagaaacaaagaattttttcacagataggaggaaaatagaaaaaagggaattattttcttaccCAATGTAAcacattggggggggggctagaggtggaaaatttcaaattactaaaataaggtacacccgaGATTAGCTACGTACTTGTAATTCTTTCTTGACATTTTCATTGCGTAAATTGAAATCTGGTTGTTTTGCAAGAAATTGATGGAAATAATACTGTTGTCTGTGCTCGTTCCAAGTCCATCCTGTACAGGGtttggtgaaattgaaaatgctcACCTGTAATATTTCCACAATGAATCGAGgtagattttgcgtttttcttattaaaaaaaaaaaaaaattatttctatctATGGTTTGGAAAACTTACCCAATTATTCGGCGGAATAGGTTTACCATCTTCGGTGTATCCTTTTGGATCAACCCAAACGTAGTAATCTTTATACGGTTCTATTTTTtgtatcgatttttgaaaccattCGTGCTCATCGCTGCTGTGGTTGATCACCAAATCCATTACGAAGTTCAGATCTATTCATCGAAGCACATTGAACAATTAAAACTCGATCGATTTCGTAACCATGTAACCCAATCAAGTACCACATTTTACCTCGTTTcttcatttctttcaaaaattcttcgaaatccGCCATTGTTCCGTAAAGAGGATCGATTCCATAGAAATCTGTAATATCGTAACCTCCGTCAGCTCCCGAAGAAGTATAAAATGGTGTCACCCAAATCGTATCCACTCCAAGATCTTCGAAATAGTCCAGTTTCGACGTTAATCCTTTAAAGTCTCCGATTCCATCGCCGTCACTGTCtttgaaagattttaaaaatacttcgtATATTGTGGCATATTTCCACCATGTTCTATCCAAAGCTGCGGAACCGCATATTACGAATAATAATGAACTTAGAATTTGCacgaatttcatttcgaaacgatcactttgaaaatttcttccacGTAACTTGCAAAGATTCCAGACTCGAATGTGCCCGTTCAGTTGATTTTTACTGgtttatatgtatttcaaattgtGTATCACAAAATACAAATAAGCTAAGTATCATCGTGGTTTTATCATTAATGATGTCAAGAGCTGCTTTGCAGACGAAATATTAGGTAATCTTTTTTTATAAATCCATGATTCGATCATTGATTTGTGCAAGTAATGGTCCATTTTGAACTGGAGTGGGTTCTTCACTCGTTTTATCAATACGTCAAATACACAAATGTCTGCATATTTCAAATACGTGgagtgtttttatttgattAGGTAGTACATGAAACACTCGAAAAATTTCCGAGAAAGGTTGTTATTGTCGTCCTACTTGTAAGATTTTAATAAGTATACTACTTGTTGTAGTTGAGTGAAATCTTATCTAGTCGAATAGGTGTGtgttgctttttcaaaataagtaggacttttttcaatttttgtgattttatattattttgataatttttttttcataatttttttcagttttttgcgtgTTTATTTGTACATTTATGAATGCTtctggatgaaattttttaaagattttttttttttaaagatgtgTTGTTATTAAAATACTGATCCAGAAAGATATTCGACGACGAAGTTACGGGTTGCATTTACATCTCCATGATACACAATAATGACGTTTCACGTTCACGTTTtctatttgaaattcaataatcGGTGTTGGTAAATTTCGACTGTCCAATGGGTTGCATTTACTCTTCAACGATCCGCAATAATGACATTTTACATCCATATTTtcggtttcaaattcaattatcagttctggtaaattttgaatatccCCGAGATACTTGAGCGCCTTGATCCTTTTTTTCTCGTTGAATGCACATTTCTTTGGATTATTGGGTTCGGTATTTGATGCTGTGTTGAATTTGGACGAGGCGGAGACTGGAATTAAAACATCGTAATGTCCCGTATCGTATGGTCCGGAATATTTGAGAAATATTGATTTTGGACCTCTGCCGTAtgtctttgaattttctgatttaCGATGCGATATATGAACGCTGTATTGAGGATTCATCTTGACGAAAGCTGTGAGCTCTGTTTCACCTCCAAAAACGCCACCAGAGCTCATATGCGTAACGTAATCTTGTTTCTTTGTGACTTTTATGCTATACGACGAGTCTCCAATGATGTACGGTTCGAAGTCGGTCCAATTTTCAACGATATATTGGACAATTTCAGTCCTCATTTTGCGATGGTATTTTTCATGTCCGTGATGACTGAGAGACAAGCATCGAAATAAACAGTTCCCGTCACGTctgattttattcaattttttgtacattttcttCTCGATCCTGAAAATACATACGAGGAGGATTATATATTGACGtctatgtaattatttttcgaattttattatcaattttatgaTAATGTTGCGAAATTGCGTTCTCTGAATGGGGTAGAAAATGCATGATGAAAGGCAGAGtaggtagatttttaaaaacacgtgATTTTAGAGCAAATTCTTTCAAACAAAGGATCTCAACTGGCAGAAAAACGTTTCAATTGGACCTCATCCATGGCccccgaaattttttttgggcaattacCCATGGGAGGAGGTTCTGGAAGCTATGGGTgacttcaattcaaaaaattaaggctatattcgtgttcagcgatatcgaaaacatactacctatttcatgtgtcacccGAGGTTACTCTCTTTGGGAAAGTGCtgagggccgtggatggggtccaattaaaaatctgacgtcatattcggtttcagcgtcgccaaaaacatactatttcatgtgtcgcacgaacagcccccttttttgaatttttacctcatTGGGAGAGGTGTTGGGGGCCGAGAGTGGAgtccaatcagaaatctgacgtcatattcgtgttcaacgttaccaaaaacatataattcgatatgtcacatgccccaggtttctttttgaaagttttgcccaaatttgggggagggggtgcttcgcTGCCCCTAAATCGGAATTTGTGAATAGCGACTCTCAAAAACGtcattttcatttataaatTACAAAGTTATAAACAATACTCCAGAAATTACTTCAATAGCTGAGGCGTAGGTACCATATTAACCTTATACAGGTGAGGGGGGTGttggttttggtcgaatttgactATGGCACACCCGAGATGCGATTTTGGGTAAGCTATATGTTGTTCTAGGATCAATActgcatctaaaaaatatttctcagaaaGTGTGCCGGAAGGACTTGGGGGTAAGGgggacctcaaaaaattgaatcgaaattttgttGGGGAAAAGTGGGGAAGggggctgttgatttttttgggaaaagccCTTATGCTTACGTacactttggttcaagtttgaaaaaaatcggccgAGTCAatcctaagaaaaaaattaaaaaccattttcgatttttgaggaattactcaagaaccagcactcagagttgaggtccaaaacttggggaaaatactTATCTTGGGGGGTACCTATACATCACATATGTTTCACTTCCGAAGGTTTTGGGGGCCGCTCGGCCATACTTATCTGCCTTAGTCCAAACAGCTTTCTaagacaatttggtaaaattttgattccttccacttttttggcccaaattttattttgatttgaacgTGTAACTAGACTAGATCAAAAGAATCcctgtaatcaaaatttcagctagaaaagttcatttttggagaatttttaaaaaattgaaaagtttaaaaaacctGTTTCTTGAAGTGGGGCCATTGGGGAGGTgctatcaaaatcaaattttgtaaaaatgaaaagaaatcgagtgatatgttaaaatataggttttttgggtcgagaaacacgaatctgaggtcatTTTCTCCCTCAGACACTTTGGAGGCTCTTGAGTaagtgctaccaaaatcaaattttgtaaaaatgaaaagaaatcgagtgatacgtcaaaatgtaggttttttgggtcgagaaacacgaatctgaagtCATTTTTTCGCTCAGCCTTTAGGGGAGGTGCTACcgaactcaaattttgaaaaaatcacaaaaattttgagtagtgtatcaaaatttagaggttttttttttggggggggggggggttatttattagtttttcaatcattcgaccCGATATCGTCGGTTATTTTATATCATAACTAGAAAAATCGCTCCTAGTCGCAAAGTAATTAACCACACTCAAATTCTACTCACTTTAAcacgcattttttcgcaatcgCGGTTTTGAAGCGAGCTGTATAAAAGAACGTAAGTCTTATTCACTTACAATTATTTCGCGTTAATTTAGTTAAAATGtagtcactcgatttttttcatttttacaaaattccattttggtagcacctctcCAAGGGCCCCGAGGAGTCTGAGGTAAAAAAGGACCACAGATTAGTGTTTCTCGaccccaaaaaacctatattttgacatatcactcgatttttttcatttttacaacatttgattttggtagcacccccccccccaaggccCTCAATGGGTCTGAGGGAGAAAAGGACCACAGATTAGTGTTTcttgacccaaaaaacctatatttagacatatcactcgatttttttcatttttacaaaatttgattttggtagcacctccccaagggcccCCAAAGAGTCTGAGGGagaaaaggacctcagattcgtgtttctcgacccaaagaacctatattttgacgtatcactcgattttttcatttttacaaaatttgattttggtagcacctccccaagggcccCCGAAGGGTCTGAGGGAGAAAAGGACCTCaaattcgtgtttctcgacccaaagaagctatattttgacatatcactcgattttttcattcttacaaaatttgattttggtagcacctccccaagggcccTCAAagggtctgagggaaaaaaggactTCATATTCCtattcgtgtttctcgatccaaaaaacctacattttgacatatcactcaatttttttcatttttacaaaatttgatttcggtagcaccccctccccttctcccAAGGGGTCTAGCGAAAAAAAGGccatcggattcgaattcctcgttgaaaattaccacgaaatcacaattttcaactcttgattttaaaataaacaatgtgttttaaaatgtaagttTTCAGGTGTGCTGATTCTGAATTCATGGTATCAGTTGGAAacctgaattcaaaattcagcccttcAAGAAATAAGAATCCCACAGAAAATGTTCtgacccaaaatttttaaaaatttggtatcGTAGTGCAATTTTTCGAGGGTAGAAGTGAAATATATTCGACGTCCGCCATATTTGTTTCAATGTAATAATTGTAAACAAACATCTGATAACAATGATAACGATTAAAATACTCAAATTTTACCGGCCTTTTTTTACGTGTTTTCGTTTTgattggaaatgttttttgaaagaagattttcttttcaaaatcgaggAGAGTTACGATGATGTCAGATAGAAGGTTAGTGAAATGAATTACTTACTAGAAAACTTTCAACTTATCGACTTGAAACTTGTACAGAGTTTTTACTACCTACGTACAATACAATGTTAAGCTTTCAatacttacgtaggtacgtaatacTTTACATTATTGATAAAACATGTTTCattgattataaaattaaacGGAATctctttcaaaatgataaacttCGCGATTAGTGTGAATTAAACGTTTCTATTTAGGTATCTATTACTGttataaaaaatgtatgtaattaAAACAAGAACTCACATTTCTGGCTGGTGTGAAATTATGCCGAAATGGATAGTCACGGTCCACGTAGACGTTCAGCTTTTAACAacgaattaaaatcaaaatcaaagaaaattaaataaacgaCTGAGCTTGAACTTCGCGAAACATCTTCTCATCGTCTAATATCAATCAGTTATCAGCGTTATCAGATGTCTAGCTGTTTACAAAGTATCCAACTGAAATTGGCGCGATAATTAGTAAACGAAGGGAAAAATTCCCTTTTAgttcaaactgaaaattcaatttcactttttttgaaaaaatcttctctTCAACGTTTtggaaaatggtttcaaatttatttttaaaaaattctagtATTTAATTTAGtcaattattttatcaattttgtacGGTTTTAATCATCATTTTGTAGTTGAGAACTTTTTATCCCTTGTTCGGTTTCGTTTTTCTTATCAACCCCATTTTACAAACAATGAATGAAAATGTCGTACGTCGATTATGCCTATTTATATGAGTACTCTAGTTAaggtagttttgaaaataattttatagttttatttCTATAGGTAAATAAGGAACTagtaataaaattaaatcaacGTCAAATttagcaagttgaaaaaaaaaatcaatgacacaaaacatcaaaaatgtttATATTACTCGACCAATTATAATTTATAGAGTTGAAacgtttgcgaaaaaaattagaGCAACATTATTACGTAAGTATTAGAATTCTGATTTTGGTCTTTGACTcaaaactatgatttttttcctcatctgTAACTggcataaaacagaatttttgagcttcaggttccgatttttgatcgaaattccTTCCCCTGAggatttcaaaactttaaaattataATCACGAATGTGttgtttgtcaaaaaatattgtgactttttaattttaatgattttttttccaaaattgaaatttcctgctTGTTTGAATTACGACGTATTCAGTTTTGTCAGTAGAGTCGGGAGGAGGAGTGATAAGGGATTGAAAAACGGGTTAAATGATGAGGGTGAAGAAAGGGGTATATTTTTAGAACTTGCCCCGCCTTCTTTGAACACTTGAGTGCACTTTGTTTCACCCCACCTCTTGAAtaaatcttggaaaattttgacccagaAATGATTTGgtagattttatcaaaaaagcaccTACGATTTTCTTTACAAATAATGCTACAGAAAAATGACATTTGAATTATGAAATTACGAGTTATAGGGTAGACCAAACGCATGATTTATCTTACCTCATTTTGCACCGGTTGTTTTTTATTTCCTCTAAGCAAACTTCACAAACTCGCgataagtaggtaaattcaTTGACTTCGGATCGAAACTACACAAACTCAACATCACTTTACGAATGAGATGATTAGAAGAAACTCGTATTTTACTCGTCTATCTTTCATCGTCTGTTTTAGTCGTTAGTCGTTGATGTGACTGTGAGTTTCTGAGGAGGATTTACAGGGAAGCAAAAAAAGAGACGGCGGTTATTTTGTCTATCGGTCCTCTTGTTATTGtattgtatttcaaaatacatcGTCTATTAACATTCCTTAAGACGACGTACTGACTCGTTCacttgggtaaaaaa
This region of Planococcus citri chromosome 5, ihPlaCitr1.1, whole genome shotgun sequence genomic DNA includes:
- the LOC135846223 gene encoding maltase A1-like; translation: MKFVQILSSLLFVICGSAALDRTWWKYATIYEVFLKSFKDSDGDGIGDFKGLTSKLDYFEDLGVDTIWVTPFYTSSGADGGYDITDFYGIDPLYGTMADFEEFLKEMKKRDLNFVMDLVINHSSDEHEWFQKSIQKIEPYKDYYVWVDPKGYTEDGKPIPPNNWVSIFNFTKPCTGWTWNEHRQQYYFHQFLAKQPDFNLRNENVKKELQALMKFWLDKGVTAFRIDAPPFFMEDPLLREEYYGNEFAKIVAGAEERSSRRFHHPDNFPFLNEIYLFLRQYDKKNKKERETAMLTESYGTIDVMMKYYGTKEKPSSHFTFNFQITTLKKYLDARQMIDHLSSWIDKLPEGAAQNWALGNHDQGRIFYRFNKEYNSVLLALVTMLPGAASLYYGEELSQELFDYTPEHVKNLWVERDHFRLPMQWDDSFNAGFTSGEKPWVPLHPSYWLTNVETQKNHPHSFLSYFKDLVSIRKTDTFKYGDLKLYAVSKWVLAFTRTYRQSKYIVVLNLGMENNLIDLHSNIHDLPSTLTVVAASPNSGYIKGEKFKTILNRLSISVLRPHSSVVLTYV